In the genome of Streptomyces sp. Tu 3180, the window CCTCCAGCTGGGTGGACAGCTGCTGCACCGTCGAGACCAGCGTCTGCTGCTGCGACATGAGCTCTCTCACCTGCAGACGCAACCGGCGCAACTCCGCGTCCACGGGGGACTCGGCGCGGGCGTGCCCCGACAGCGGGCCCGGGCGGGCCGGCCCGGGGCCGGAGTTGCCGGGTCCGGGCGGACGGCGGACGCCGCCCGCGGGCCGGGGCGCCGTGCTGGGCGCGGGCGCGATGGCCGAGGAGGACGGCTGGGTGCGCAGGGTGATCCGCTGGGGGCCCCGGGAATCGGTGGCTCCCGACGCCTGCACGTCCAGCAGTTCGGGGGAGTGGGACAGTATCTGCTGCATCCGTTTGCTGAGCGCGGGTACCGGTGTGACGCCGAGTTCGTCGGCCAGACGGCGACGGACCCGTTCGTAGACGCTCAGTGCCTGTGCCTGGTGGCCGCACCGGTAGAGGGCGACCATCAACTGGTCGTAGAAACGTTCCCGCAGTGGGTAGCTGTTGGTCAGTTCTTCCAGTTCGGCGATGACGTGCGCGTGCATGTTGGCGCGCAGCGACACGTCGTAGAGGAGTTCCAGGGCGCTCAGCCTCGCCTCCTCCAGCATCGCCGCGCCGGCGGTGCAGAGCGGGCCGCGGCTGCCCTGGAGGGCCGGGCCGCGCCACAGCTTCAGCGCGCCGCGGACCATCTTCTCCGCGAGGGCCGGATCCTGGGCGGCGGTGTGACGCGCCCGGTCGACGG includes:
- a CDS encoding AfsR/SARP family transcriptional regulator, producing the protein MTELYDSVNQRRVPLSSHKQRTLMGALIVKCGSTVSAEQLSEEVWGNSKPRKSANALQAQIYRLRRMMDPLKGGEAAAQECLITEESGYVLRADPEQIDSEVFVRTVDRARHTAAQDPALAEKMVRGALKLWRGPALQGSRGPLCTAGAAMLEEARLSALELLYDVSLRANMHAHVIAELEELTNSYPLRERFYDQLMVALYRCGHQAQALSVYERVRRRLADELGVTPVPALSKRMQQILSHSPELLDVQASGATDSRGPQRITLRTQPSSSAIAPAPSTAPRPAGGVRRPPGPGNSGPGPARPGPLSGHARAESPVDAELRRLRLQVRELMSQQQTLVSTVQQLSTQLEEAIEAVEEHRPGHGADTGRPPFGEPRLLHRRP